One genomic segment of Protaetiibacter intestinalis includes these proteins:
- a CDS encoding TetR/AcrR family transcriptional regulator, whose translation MTTASELRQIALEEFASAGYLGTSIQTIADRAGVSKASVLYHFSSKETLLDAALGPALQEIGALLPKTMSLSGTPEQSREFLTEFVDLLLRHRLAAQIFITQSGTLIDVPIVARAQAVIREIATARPQQSVDDQVRFAVALGGAAYLLAQSGSYGVDDAPDDDALRASLIRILGELLAPVAAL comes from the coding sequence GTGACCACAGCATCCGAGCTCCGCCAGATCGCCCTCGAGGAGTTCGCCTCCGCCGGCTACCTCGGCACCTCGATCCAGACGATCGCCGACCGGGCCGGCGTCTCGAAGGCGAGCGTGCTCTACCACTTCTCCTCCAAGGAGACGCTGCTGGATGCGGCGCTCGGCCCCGCGCTCCAGGAGATCGGCGCGCTGCTGCCCAAGACGATGAGCCTCTCCGGCACCCCCGAGCAGAGCCGCGAGTTCCTCACCGAGTTCGTCGACCTGCTGCTGCGGCACCGCCTCGCCGCCCAGATCTTCATCACCCAGTCCGGCACCCTGATCGACGTGCCCATCGTGGCGCGCGCCCAGGCCGTGATCCGGGAGATCGCGACCGCCCGCCCGCAGCAGTCGGTCGACGACCAGGTGCGTTTCGCGGTCGCCCTCGGCGGCGCCGCCTACCTGCTCGCCCAGTCGGGCAGCTACGGGGTCGACGACGCCCCCGATGACGACGCCCTGCGGGCGTCCCTCATCCGCATCCTGGGCGAGCTGCTCGCCCCCGTCGCCGCACTGTAA